From Microbacterium sp. LWH7-1.2:
GTCGTCGGCGCGCAGATCGATGATGCGGCGCAGCCCGAGGCCGGCGAGGGCCCTCCCGCCCTTCGCGCCGAGCCGTGCCAGGTTTCCCGAGCGGAACAGGACGCCATAACGGGTGGTCGTCGCACCCGCGCGGAGCCCTCCGACATCGCGGAGGTTCACGGCGCCGGGAACGACGGGGTCGGAGAACGCCAGACGGCCCGGCCGCGCGGGATCCGACGGGTCGACCGGGTCGACCGACGGCGGATCGTCCGTCACCACGCCGCGCCCGCGGCGGCGTCCTTGTCTTCGCCGACGAGGTCGTCGCGGGGCGGCGTGCTGTACCGGCCCGCGATGGCGATCCGGTTGAACGCATTGATCGACACCAGGATCCAACTGAGGGCGACGTACTCCTTCTCGCTCAGCACTCCGCCGACGCGGTTGTAGACGTCGTCGGGGATGCCGTCCTCGTGGATGTAGACGTAGGCCTCGGCGAGCTCGAGGCCCGCGCGCTCCCGATCGGAGAAGACGCCGGACTCGCGCCATACCGGGAGCTGCGCGATGTCGTCCGCCGTGACGCCGGCGGCGAGCGCCCGCTCGACGTGCACCCGCACGCAGTACGCGCAGCCGTTGCGCTGCGACGCGTGGATCTGCACGAGTTCCTTGAGCCGGTCGTCGATGCCGTTCTCGGCGGCGATGCCGCCCACGGTCTTCGAGAAGGCCGAAAGCGCCTGGTAGGCGGGTCGCGCCGCCCGCGAGAGGTGCACGCGGTGTTCTGCCGTCATGACGCCAGACTACCGAGGGCACGCGGGCGCGGGGCCGGGCGTCGCCGGGGTGGGGCATGATGAGCGGGTGAGCGACCCCATCGACGAGTTCTCGTTCCTTCCCGAGCAGGCCGCGGAGGCCGGCATCGAGGCATCCGTCCCCCGCGGCGAGCGGCTGTCGCTCGCGCTCGCCGACGGCCGCACCCTGAGCGCGCTGCGCTACACCCCGGTGGACTCCCCCGACGCCACGCCCGTCGTGACGTTCCTTCACGGCGCGGGACTCAACGCCCACACGTGGGACACCACTGTCCTCGCGCTCGGACTTCCCGCGCTGGCGATCGACCTCCCCGGGCACGGGGATTCGTCCTGGCGCGACGACGCCGCGTACGTCGCGCGCGTCCTCGCACCCGACGTGGCCGCGGGGATCGACGCCTGGGCGGACGCCCCACAGCTGCTCGTCGGGCAGTCGCTGGGCGGGCTGACCGCCGCAGCCGTCGCGGCATCGCGACCCGACCTGGTGCGCGAGCTCGTCGTCATCGACATCACGCCGGGCCTGGATCCGAACGCCGGAGCACGGCAGATCCGCGACTTCTTCGCCGGCCCGGCCGACTGGGCGTCGCGCGACGAACTCGTCGACCGCGCACTCGCCTTCGGACTCGGCGGCGGCACGCGCCGCAAGGCCGAGCGCGGCGTCTTCTTCAACTCCCGCATCCGCTCCGACGGCCGCGTCGAGTGGAAGCACCACTTCGCGCGCCTGGCGAACGCGGCATCGGCATCGCCCGCGGCCGCCGCGAGCGCGGCTGCGCAGCAGGACGCGGTCTCCTCGGTGCTCGGCGAGTCCGGCTGGGAGGACCTCGCAGCCGTCGCCGCCCCGACGACGCTCCTGCGCGGCGAGCGCGGCTACGTCACGGAGGAGGACGCCGCGGAATTCGAGCGACGTGTGCCCGCGGCATCCGTCGCCGTCGTCGCGTCGGGGCACAACGTGCAGGAGGAGATCCCGCTCGAGCTGGGGGCACGGCTGCGCGCCATGGACGCCGTCGCATGACCGCTGCGGCGCCGGTGGGGAAGCATTAACGCTTCTGTTGCGTTCCGGGTAGCGGGTTGCCGAACGCCACCGCGGAATCCCTAGGCTGATACCCACCGGCAGCCCCGACCCCCCTGGGCAGCCCGGCGCCTCGCCCAGCACACGGGACGCTCCCCGAAAGGACATCCATGCTCCGTCGCACCGCTCTCGCCGCAGCGTCGCTGCTGGCCGCCGGTCTCCTCGTCCTCACCGCCTGCAGCGGTGGCGGCGGAAGCGCCGCGCCGACGACGCCCGGCGAGCCCGATCCCGACGCTTCGGTCGCGATCCGGCTGGTGCTCGAGCCCAGCAACCTCGACATCCGCGAGACCGCGGGGTCGGCGCTGGACCAGATCCTCGTCGACAACATCTACCAGGGCCTCGTCGCCCGCACGCCCGAGCAGGACGTCGTCCCCGCGCTCGCGAGGGACTGGACGGTCTCGCCCGACGGCCTCACCTACACGTTCACGCTGCGCGAGGGCGTGACGTTCCACGACGGCCAGGAGCTGACCCCCCAGGACGTCGTGTGGTCGCTCACCACGCGGCGCGACACGCCGGCGTGGCGCGACGCCTCACGTCTGGCGAACGTCACCTCGATCACCGCGGAGGGGCAGGACATCACGCTGACCCTCACCGAGCCCGACTCGAGCCTGCTGTGGAACCTCACCGGCCGGGCCGGCATCGTCCTCAAGGAGGGCGACACCGTCGACTACAAGACCAAGGCCAACGGCACGGGTCCGTTCGTGCTGACCCAGTGGCGCCAGGGCGACAGCATCACGCTCGAGCGCAACGACGCCTACTGGGGCGAAGCGTCGGGCGCCGCCGAGGTCGTGTTCGACTACATCCCCGACAACCAGGCCGCGCTCAACGCGGCGCTCGCAGGTGAGGTCGACGTGCTGACCGGGTTCGACGCGAACCTGAAGGAGCAGGTCGAGCAGAACGGCGACTTCGCGCTCGTGCTCGGCAAGTCCACCGACAAGGGCACGCTCGCGTTCAACCAGACCTCCGGCCCCCTCGCCGACAAGCGCGTACGCCAGGCGATCCGCCAGGCGATCGACCACGACGCCATCATCGAGGCGCTCGCGTCGGGCCAGACCCAGTACGGTCCGATCCCCGAGCTCGATCCCGGCTACGAGGACCTGTCGGACGTCGCACCGTACGACCCCGAGGCCGCGAAGGAACTCCTCGAGGATGCGGGCTACGAGGACGACCTCGAGCTCACGCTGACCATCCCGAACTTCTACTCGACGACGATCCCGCAGATCCTGGTCTCCGACCTCGACGAGGTCGGCATCACGCTCGAGGTCGACTCGGTCGACTTCACCACGTGGCTCACCGACGTCTACACGAACCACGACTACGACCTGAGCTTCGTGCTGCACACCGAGGCTCGCGACTTCGAGAACTGGGCGGACCCGGACTACTACTTCACCTACGACAACGCCGAGGTGCAGGACCTGTACGCCCAGTCGCTCGCGGCCACCGACGAGTCCGAGGCCGCGGACCTGCTCGAGCAGGCGGCCCGCATCGTCTCGGAGGATGCGGCGGCGGACTGGCTGTACAACGGAGCCTCCGTCGTCGCGATCGGCAGGAACGTCGTGGGCATGCCCACCGTCAACGTGAACGAGCGGCTGAACGCGGCCGAGATCGCCAAGAGCAACGGGTGATCCGGTACACGCTGACCCGATTCGCCCTGCTCCTGCTCGGGCTTCTCGTCGCCAGCGTGCTGATCTTCGTCACCCTCCGCGTGCTCCCCGGTGACATCGCGCACCTCATCGCCGGTGTGGGATCCACCCCCGAGCAGCAGGAGGCCATCCGGGAGCGGCTGGGCCTGGACCGCCCGCTCCCGGAGCAGTACCTCACCTGGATCGGCGGGCTGTTCCGCGGCGACCTCGGCACGTCCCTGCTGACGGGCACGAGCGTCGTGGACGAACTCGCCGAGAAGGCGGAGGTGACGGTGCCCCTCGGCATCCTGTCCCTCACGATCGCCGTCGTGATCAGCGTGCCGCTCGGTGTGCTCTCGGCGATGCGGCGCGGCCGCGCCGCGGGCACGGGACTCAGCGTCGGCGCACAGACTCTCGCCGCGGTGCCCGTGGTGTGGGCGGGAATGATGCTCGTCGTCGTCTTCGCGGTGTGGCTCGGCTGGCTGCCCGCGCAGGGCTTCCCGCGGTCGGGCTGGAGCGATCCGTGGGCGGCGCTGCGCTCGCTCTTGCTCCCCGCCCTCACGATCGGCATCGTCGAGGGCGCCATGCTGCTGCGGTTCGTGCGCAGCGCGACACTGCAGGCCGTCGGGCAGGACTTCGTGCGCACCGCCGCCGCGAAGGGACTCACCCGCGACCAGGCGCTCATCCGCCATGGCCTGCCCGTGGTCGGCCTGTCGGTGATCACGGTGCTCGGACTGCAGGTCGCGGGCATCATCGTGGGCGCCGTCGTGATCGAGCAGCTGTTCTCCCTCCCCGGCATCGGCCGCATGCTCGTCGCCGACGTCGCCGCGCGCGACCTGCCGAAGGTGCAGGGCGAGCTGCTGGCCCTGACCGGCTTCGTGCTCATCGTCGGGTTCGTGGTCGACCTCGTGCACCGCGTCATCGACCCCCGTCAGCGGGAGGCACCGTGAGCCCTTCGACGAGCTCAAGGAGCGTGCGCGGGACGGATGCTGCGCCCCCGGCGCCGCCCGCACCGCGGCGTCGGTCGCGGTGGGCGTGGCTCGGGCGGCTGTGGGCGCTGTCCACCGGGCGCTTCGGGCTCATCGTGGTCGCGGTCGTCGTCCTCACCGCGATCGTCGCCCGGTTCTGGACACCGTTCGACCCTCAGAACGTCGACATCGCGAACCGCTGGGCCCTCCCCGGCTGGCCTCACCTCCTCGGCACCGACGGCTCGGGCCGCGACATCCTGAGCCTTCTGATGGCCGGCGCCCGCACCACCGTGTTCGTCGCGATCGGCGCCGGCATCGTCGCGACGGTGATCGGCATCTCGCTCGCCGCGCTCGGCGCCCTCACCGCGCGGTGGGTGCGCGAGTCGGTGGCGGTGTTCGTCGACATCCTCATCGCGTTCCCGGTGCTGATCATCGCGATGATGATCTCGGCGGTGTGGGGCGGATCCCTGTGGGTCGTGATCTGGGCGGTCGGCATCGGCTTCGGCGTGAACATCGCCCGCGTCACGCGACCGGAGCTGCGCCGGGTGCTGCACAGCGACTTCGTCCTCGCCGGGCGGGCGTCGGGCCTCACGCCGACGCAGAACCTGTGGCGCCACCTCCTCCCCAACGTCGCGCCGGTGTTCATCGTGCAGCTGTCGTGGGGCATGGCGGTCGCCGTGCTCGCCGAAGCGGGCCTGTCCTACCTCGGATTCGGCGCGCCGGTCACCGAGCCGTCGTGGGGTCTGCTGCTCGCGCAGCTGCAGCAGTTCATCGCCGTGCACCCGCTGTCGGTGGTCTGGCCGGGCCTCGCCATCACGATCACCGTGCTGGGGCTCAATCTGCTCGGCGACGGCCTTCGCGAGGCCACCGACCCGACGCTCTCCCGCAGCCCCTTCGCCACCCGTCGCGCGCGTCTTCACATCCCGGAGGTGGTGTCGTGAGCCTCGAGGTGCACGACCTCACGATCGACCTCGGCGGGCGCCGCGTCGTCGACGGCATCTCGTTCGCCGTGCCCGACGGCGCACGCGTCGGCCTCATCGGCGAGTCGGGCTCGGGCAAGTCGCTGACGGCCCTGGCCATCCTGGGGCTCCTCCCCGACGGTGCGACCGCGTCGGGGAGTGTGCGGTGGAACGGCCGCGAGATCCTGGGCCTTCCCGATGCCGAGCTGGCAGAGCTGCGCGGCGACGAGATCGGCATCGTCTTCCAGGAGCCGCGCACAGCGCTCAACCCGATCCGCACGGTCGGCCGCCAGATCGCCGAGTCGATCCGCATCCACGAGGGGCTGTCGAAACAGGATGCCGCCGCCCGAGCGATCGCCGAGGCATCGCGGGTCGCCCTCCCCGATCCGCAGCGCATCGTGGCGCGCTACCCCCACCAGCTGTCGGGCGGCCAGCGCCAGCGGGTCGCGATCGCCATGGCGCTCGCATGCCGGCCGCGGCTGCTCATCGCCGACGAGCCGACCACGGCGCTGGACGTCACGATCCAGGCCGACATCCTCGAGCTGCTGCTGTCGCTCGCCCGCGACGACGGCATGTCGCTCGTCTTCATCACGCACGACCTCGCCGTGCTGTCGCAGATCGCCACGCACGGTGTGGTGCTCGAGCAGGGACGCGTGGTGGAGGAGGCGCCGGTGTCGCGGCTGCTCTCGGCTCCGGCATCCGTCGTCACCCGGGAGCTTCTGCGCGACGCGACCGCGACTCTCTGGCGACCGGAGGGAGCTCGCACCCGCGCGCCGGGGGCCTGGGGTGAAGCCCCGGAAGGAGGAGCATGACCCTGCTGATCCGCGGGCGCGGGCTGACGCGCCGCTACCCCACGCCGAAGACGCAGCTGTTCGAGAAGCGCACATTCACGACGGGCCTCGAAGACGCCGACATCGACGTGCGCGAGGGCTCCGCCGTCGGTCTCATCGGCGAGTCGGGCTCCGGCAAGTCGACGCTCGTACGCCTCCTGCTGGCCCTCGACACCCCCTCCGCCGGAACCCTGGAGTTCGACGGGCGACCGGTCGACGCGAAGGCCTCGGCGCGCTCCCTGCACTGGCTGCGCACGCAGACGGGGATCGTCTTCCAGGACCCGTACGCGTCGCTCGACCCGCGCATGAGCGTCGGGCGCATCGTCGGCGAGCCGCTGTGGGCACTGGGGATCGACGGCGACCGCCGCGCGCGCGTCCGCGAGGTGCTGGCGGATGTCGGCCTAGAGGCCGACATGGCCGACCGGTTCCCGCACGAGTTCTCGGGCGGCCAGCGGCAGCGCATCGCCCTGGCGCGCGCGATCGTGCACCGCCCGCGCCTGCTCGTCGGCGACGAGCCGCTGTCGGCGCTCGACGTCACGGTGCGCGCGCAGATCCTCGAGCTGCTCGGCGAGCTCCGCGCCCGCGACGGTCTCACGCTCCTCATGGTGTCGCACGACATCGGCGTCGTGCAGAACCTGTGCGACGAGGTCGTCGTCATGAAGGACGGCCGCATCATCGAGGAGGGCCCGACCGAGAAGGTGCTGCTGCAGCCGCAGGTCGCGTACACCCGGCGGCTGCTGGCGTCGATCCCGGTGATCGACGCCGGTACCGCCTGACCGCTCCGGGGGCGGCGAGGCGGCGCGGGTCGTCGGAGGCCGCCGATAGGTTCGGAGGATGAGCCCCGGAATCGTCCCCCCGTACCTGCTCGCCCGCATCGCCGCCGTGCAGGAGGAGAACTGGGCTCGTGCCGCCGACGCGGCGCACCGCACCCTCGTGGCGCCGCGGGAGTACCGTCCGGTGCGCTCACGTCTGCGGTTGTCGATCCAGGAGCCGGGCACGCTCGTCGCCGAGGCGACGCCCGCGCCCGACCGCGAGATCTCCGACGCGGAGCACCGCGAGGTGCTTCCGGGCACGCGGGTGCGCGGCGAGGACGACGCGCCGACCGGGGACGCCTCCGTCGATGAGGCGTACGAGGGTCTCGGTGCGACGTACGACTTCTGGTGGGACGCGTACGCGCGGGACAGCATCGACGGCTCGGGCAGCTCGCTCCTGGCGACCGTGCACTACGGCCGCGAGTACGACAACGCCTTCTGGAACGGCGAGCGCATGGTCTTCGGAGACGGCGACGACGAGGTGTTCCGGGGTTTCACGCGATCGCTCAGCGTCATCGCCCACGAGCTCGCGCACGGCGTGATCGAGGACGAGGGCGGCCTGCTGTACCGCGGGCAGTCGGGCGCGCTCAACGAGTCCATCGCCGACGTCTTCGGGGCCCTCGCCGAACAGCACCGGGAGGGACAGACCGTCGACGAGGCCACGTGGCTCATCGGCGAGGGGATCTTCACGGATGCCGTGGAGGGCGTCGCCCTGCGATCGCTCAAGGCGCCCGGTACCGCCTACGACGACGACGTGCTCGGCAAGGACCCGCAGCCGGGGCACATGCGCGACTACGTCGAGACGCGCGACGACAACGGCGGCGTGCACATCAACTCCGGCATCCCCAACCACGCGTTCTATCTCACGGCGGAGGCGCTCGGCGGCCACGCGTGGGAGCGCGCCGGGCTCATCTGGTACCGCGCGCTCACGTCGGGGACGCTCCCCTCCACCGCCGACTTCACCACGTTCGCCCGCGCCACCCTCGCGGCGGCGGCCGCGGAGTACGGTGAGGAGTCGGAGGAGGTCGACGCCGTCTGCGCCGGGTGGACGGGTGTCGGCGTGATCCCGGATGACCGAGAACCCGAGTCCTGACCCGATCGCGTCCTCCGCCGCGCCGCCGGCGGTCGAGGTCGACGTCGCGCGCACCGGCGGCATCGCCGGCATCACGCGGCGCTGGTCGGCGCAGCCGCCCGAGGCGGAGGCGCCCCAATGGATCACGCTCATCGATCGCTGCCCGTGGAGCGAGGCGGGTACCGCGACCGGCGAGCACGAGGACGATGCCCCCGCCGCCCCGCCCCGCCCGGCGCCGCGACGGCGGGATCCGATGCCCGACGGCTTCGTGTGGTTCATCCGCGCGACGTGGTCGGGTGCGGATGCGCGCGAGGCCGAGCTGCCGGACGACGAGGTCGTGGGCGCCTGGCGCGAGCTCGTCGACGCCGTGCGCGACTGGAACCGGCAGCGCTCCGGCACGGGTCGGCCGGGTCGCTGAGGATCAGCGCGCGAAGAGGCCCTTCTTCTTCGCCGGCTTGAGGGCCTTCTGCATGTAGATCGTGCCCAGCCAGCGGCCGAACTTGAAGCCGACGCGGCCCATGCGCCCGACCTCGACGAAGCCGAGCTTCTCGTGCAGGGCGACCGAGCCCTCGGCGCCCTTGTCGCTGATCACCGCGACCATCTGCCGGATGCCCACGGCTTCGCACGCCTCGATGAGCGCTTCGAGCAGCGCTCGGCCGAGCCCCTTGCCCGTGGCCGCCTGACCGAGGTAGATCGAGTTCTCGACCGAGAACCGGTAGGCGGACTTGCTCGACATCGGCTGCACGAGCGCGTACCCGAGGATCTGGCCCGACGGCGACTCCGCGACCAGGAACGGCAGCCCCTGCTTGGCGAGCCCGGCGCGCTTCTTGCGCCACTGCGCCACCGACCAGACGTCCTCGTCGAAGGTCACGACCGAGTTGGTCACGTAGTAGTTGTAGATCTCGCGGATGTCGGGGATGTCCCTGTCCTCGACAGGACGGATCGTGAACGAGAACGGACGCTCGGGCTCGGACTGCCGCTGCAGATGGCGCGGCAGCTTGCGGCGATCCTTCTCGTATTCCTCTTCCAGCATGAACTCTCCTCGATCTGCGGTCGGCCGGCGGCCCTACGCAGGCAGCCGCCAGTCGACGGGGTCGGCTCCCTGCTGGGCGAGCAGCTCGTTGGCCCGCGAGAACGGCCGCGAGCCGAAGAACCCCCGGCTCGCCGAGAGCGGCGACGGATGCGCCGATTCGATGATCGGCGTGGCGCCCAGCAGCGGCCGCAGGTTCGCTGCATCCCGCCCCCACAGGATCGCCACGAGGGGCCTGCCCCGCGCGACGAGTGTGCGGATCGCGTGCTCGGTCACCTTCTCCCAGCCCCAGCCGCGGTGGGATGCCGGCGCCCCAGGCGCGACCGTGAGCACGCGGTTGAGCAGCATGACGCCCTGGTCGCTCCAGGCGGACAGGTCGCCGTGCGGGGCGCGCGGAATGCCGAGGTCCGACTCCAGCTCCTGATAGATGTTGCCGAGGCTCCGCGGCAGCGGGCGCACGTGCGCGTCGACCGCGAAGGACAACCCGATCGGATGCCCCGGCGTGGGGTACGGGTCCTGCCCCACGATGAGCACCTTGACGTCGGGCAGCGGTCGCTGGAACGCGCGCAGCACGCGGTCGCCGGCCGGGAGGTACTGCCGCCCGGCGGCGACCTCGGCGCGGAGCCGCTCTCCGAGCGCCGCGATGTCGGTGCCGACCGGGGCGAGCGCTGTCGACCACTCCGGGTCGATGAGTCCCGCGTCCGCGAGCTCGGGCAGGGTCATCGCCATGTCAGACCCGCTCCGCCGTCGTCGTCATGACGAGTTCGAGCCCGCCGTCCATCGGCGCCGCCTCGAAGCTCACGGTCGCCGCCACCAGTTCATGAAGCGATGCGACGTGAGTGCCGCCGCACGGGATCCGGGCCTCGGCCCCGGGCAGCTCGCACACCCACGCGCGGCGGTCGGCGAGTGCCTCGCCGTCGCGCTCGATGCGCACGGCGCCGCCGGCGGCGATCCACTCGGCCAGCTGCGCATCCACTCGAGCCGCGAGCGCGTCGAGGTCGTCGAGCGCCGCGGGATCGAACCCCTTGCGCCGGAGCGACTTGCCGATGCGGTACACGTCGCGCGAGCCGTCCGGCAGGATCCGCGACTCCTGGATCGCGAGCGCGTCGAATGCGGGCGCACCGAGCGCGTCGGTCTGCACCTCTTTGCGCCACGCGCCGGCCAACGCCGCGTCGAAGGCGAGCGAGGCCAGATGGCACGCGGTGTGCCCCGCAGACAGGGCGGCGCGGTAGGCGGCATCGACCGTCACGTCCACGGTGTCGCCCACCGCGACCCCGGCGCCGCTCTCGACGATGTGCGCGACGACGAACGTCCACCCGTCGGTGCCGGTGCGCACCGGGACGTCGGGGCCGAGCAGCAGGCCGTCGCCCTGGGTCGCGCCGACGACCGCGTCGATCACGGAGAGTTCGGCGTCGCCGACCCGAAGCATGCCGCGGTCGGCGGGCTGGTCGGGCCACGCGGTGTCGACCGGGTGGAACGCGGTCTCGTCGAGCACGACGGCCCACCGCCCTTCCCCGGCGTCGGCGACATGGACCACGGTGCCGCGGGATGAGACGGCGCCGGCCGGGTACGTGACGACGGTGCCGTCGGTGAGGGTCACAGCTCCTCCGTGCCGCGCGGGCGCAGCGGACCGCGCGCGAGGAGGAACTGCGCCGACTGCGCGACCGGGCGCATCGTGATGAGGTCGAGGTTGACGTGTCCGGGAGCGTTGAGGGCGTAGGCGATGACGTCCGCGACGTCGTCGGCGGTCAGCGGGTTCTGGACCCCGTCATACACGCGCTCCGCGGCCACGCTGTCGCCGCCGAGGCGGTTGAGGGTGAACTCCGGCGTGTGCACCATGCCCGGCGCGACCTCGATCACGCGGATCGGCTCGCCGTTGAGCTCGAGCCGGAGGGCGTGCGCGAGCATCGCCTCGCCGGCTTTGGCGGCGTTGTAGCCCGCGCCGCCGGCGTAGGCGGTCTGCGCGGCGGTGGAGGTGACGAAGAGGGTGTCGGCGTGACCGTCGGATGCCGCGGCCCGGCGCAGCTGCGGCATCAGCGCTGCGACCAGCCGCTGTGCCGAGAGCACATTGGCGTCGAACATCCACTGCCAGTCCTCGACCCGGCCGTCCTCGACGCGGTCGGTGCCGCGCGCCCCGCCGGCGACGTGGACCAGCGCGTGCACGGGGCCCGAATCCGCCAGGAATCCGGTGAGCGCTTCGACGTCGGCATCCGTCGTCAGGTCCGCCGCGAACGCGACAGCGCCGGTCTCGGCTTCGAGCGCGGCGAGCCGATCGGCTCGTCGTGCGACGCCGACCACGTCCCATCCGCTCGCGCGCAGCGCGCGCACCGCCGCCTCGCCGATCCCCGAGCTCGCCCCGGTCACCACCGCACGTCTGTTCGCCATACCGACAACGCTACCCACGTCGCGCCCGACGGCACTCCCCGACCGGGAATCCGTGGCCGGAGCGCGTTACGTCACATTTCCCCGACGTTGTTGACAACCCCGGGTTCTCCGTACTCTCGAACCCGGCTGGGGGGCACGCTCCCGGCATCCGATCCCGCAGGAGCAGGCCATGTCCGCACCCGAGAACTGGCGTTTCGAGACCAAGCAGATCCACTCGGGGGCTCAGCCCGACCCGGTGACCAAGGCTCGCGCGACGCCGATCTATCAGACCACGTCGTACGTCTTCGACAACGCCGACCACGCGGCGAACCTCTTCGCGCTCGCGGAGTTCGGCAACATCTACACCCGCATCCAGAACCCGACGCAGGCGGTCGTCGAGGAGCGCCTCGCCGCGCTCGAGGGGGGCACCGGCGCCCTGCTGCTCGCGAGCGGCCAGGCTGCGGCCACGTTCGCGGTGCTCAACATCGCCGAGGCGGGCGACCACATCGTGTCGTCGAGCTCCATCTACGGCGGTACGTACAACCTCTTCAAGTACACGCTCGCCAAGCTCGGCATCGAGGTCACCTTCGTCGAGAACCAGGACGACCTCGAGGAGTGGCGCCGCGCCGTCCGCCCGAACACGAAGCTGTTCTTCGCCGAGACCATCGGCAACCCCAAGATCAACGTGCTCGACATCCGCGGCGTCGCCGACGTCGCCCACGAGAACGGCGTTCCGCTCATCGTCGACAACACGATCGCGACCCCGTACCTCATCAAGCCGTTCGAGCACGGCGCCGACATCGTCGTCCACTCGGCCACCAAGTTCCTCGGTGGCCACGGCACCACCATCGGCGGCGTGATCGTCGACGGCGGCACGTTCGAGTGGTCGAAGAACGTCGAAAAGTTCCCCGGCCTCACCGTTCCGGACCCCTCGTACCACGGCGCGTCCTACACGGCCGCGGTGGGCGACGGCCTCGCCTACATCATCAAGGCGCGCGTGCAGCTGCTGCGCGACCTCGGATCGGCGATCTCGCCGAACAGCGCATGGCTGCTCATCCAGGGCATCGAGACCCTGTCGCTGCGCGTCGAGCGTCACGTGCAGAACGCGCAGGAGATCGCGGAGTGGCTGGAGAACCACTCCGACGTCGCCTCGGTCAACTACTCGGGTCTGCCGACCTCGCCGTGGTACGCCGCGGCGAACACCTACGCCCCGAAGGGCGTCGGTGCGGTGCTGTCGTTCGAGCTCAAGGGCGGTGTCGAGGCGGGCCGCGAGTTCGTCAACTCGCTGGCGCTCTTCAGCCACCTGGCCAACATC
This genomic window contains:
- a CDS encoding uracil-DNA glycosylase, which gives rise to MAMTLPELADAGLIDPEWSTALAPVGTDIAALGERLRAEVAAGRQYLPAGDRVLRAFQRPLPDVKVLIVGQDPYPTPGHPIGLSFAVDAHVRPLPRSLGNIYQELESDLGIPRAPHGDLSAWSDQGVMLLNRVLTVAPGAPASHRGWGWEKVTEHAIRTLVARGRPLVAILWGRDAANLRPLLGATPIIESAHPSPLSASRGFFGSRPFSRANELLAQQGADPVDWRLPA
- a CDS encoding metal-dependent hydrolase — protein: MTLTDGTVVTYPAGAVSSRGTVVHVADAGEGRWAVVLDETAFHPVDTAWPDQPADRGMLRVGDAELSVIDAVVGATQGDGLLLGPDVPVRTGTDGWTFVVAHIVESGAGVAVGDTVDVTVDAAYRAALSAGHTACHLASLAFDAALAGAWRKEVQTDALGAPAFDALAIQESRILPDGSRDVYRIGKSLRRKGFDPAALDDLDALAARVDAQLAEWIAAGGAVRIERDGEALADRRAWVCELPGAEARIPCGGTHVASLHELVAATVSFEAAPMDGGLELVMTTTAERV
- a CDS encoding SDR family oxidoreductase gives rise to the protein MANRRAVVTGASSGIGEAAVRALRASGWDVVGVARRADRLAALEAETGAVAFAADLTTDADVEALTGFLADSGPVHALVHVAGGARGTDRVEDGRVEDWQWMFDANVLSAQRLVAALMPQLRRAAASDGHADTLFVTSTAAQTAYAGGAGYNAAKAGEAMLAHALRLELNGEPIRVIEVAPGMVHTPEFTLNRLGGDSVAAERVYDGVQNPLTADDVADVIAYALNAPGHVNLDLITMRPVAQSAQFLLARGPLRPRGTEEL
- a CDS encoding bifunctional o-acetylhomoserine/o-acetylserine sulfhydrylase, coding for MSAPENWRFETKQIHSGAQPDPVTKARATPIYQTTSYVFDNADHAANLFALAEFGNIYTRIQNPTQAVVEERLAALEGGTGALLLASGQAAATFAVLNIAEAGDHIVSSSSIYGGTYNLFKYTLAKLGIEVTFVENQDDLEEWRRAVRPNTKLFFAETIGNPKINVLDIRGVADVAHENGVPLIVDNTIATPYLIKPFEHGADIVVHSATKFLGGHGTTIGGVIVDGGTFEWSKNVEKFPGLTVPDPSYHGASYTAAVGDGLAYIIKARVQLLRDLGSAISPNSAWLLIQGIETLSLRVERHVQNAQEIAEWLENHSDVASVNYSGLPTSPWYAAANTYAPKGVGAVLSFELKGGVEAGREFVNSLALFSHLANIGDVRSLVIHPASTTHSQLTPEQQLTTGVTPGLVRLSVGLENIDDLKADLEQALAAARRVSEAARA